The following DNA comes from Cellulophaga sp. HaHa_2_95.
TAAACTGGTTTTAATGCTTCTTTAGGTCGTAAGGCAATTGGATTGTTTTAACTTTTAGGGATGCACGTTTCACTACTGTGCTGTAACACATGCGTTGAAGAGCATCCCTAATTTGTTTTATTTTTAAGTGTATTTATATTAAGCTTGCATCTGTAATTATTTCTAATAGGGCAGGACCCTTGTGCGCTTTTAATTGTTCTAAAGCGGGGAGTAGTTCTTCTATTTTGGTAACACGGATTCCTAGTGCACCACAGTTTTCGGCATATTTAGCAAAGTTTGCATTGTGTAATGATGTTTTCCAAACGTCTAATTCCGCCGCTTTTTGCTCTTTAGAGATTTTCCCGATTTCAGAATTGTTCAGCAATAGATGTTTGATGTTCATATTGTATTTCACCAAAGTCATCATTTCTCCTAAATACTGACCAAAACCACCATCACCAGAAACGGACCAAATAGGTCTATCTTTTCCTTGTGCTGCCCAAGCCCCCATTGCTGCGGGTAATGCAAAACCTATAGATCCTAAATAACCAGACATTAATATAGACTGATTTTTTGGTTCAAAATAACGCCCAAATGAATAGGTATTGTTCCCTACATCTACAGCAATTACGGCATTTGCTGGAACTACTTTATTCATCGCTTCAAAAACAGCGATAGAACTTAATCCCACGTCACTTTCATCTTTTAACCTGCTCGCTTTCTCTTCTTTCCATATGGCCCATCGTTTTGCAATTTCTGGACGCATATCTACCGTGTTCAGTTTGCCTTCCGTTTGCTCTTCAATTAAAGATAAGGTTTCAGAAATTTCGCCCCAAAGGGCAGCATCCACCTTATGAAACTTACTTAAAGCTGCAGGGTCGTAATCTACTTGAATGATTGGTTTTTTCGGCGTAATCCCTGTATGATTAGAAAATGAAGCTCCAAATACCAGTAGCAAATCACTTTCATTCATAAACCAAGACGCTATTGGCGTTCCGCTTCTCCCCAAAACTCCACAGCCTAACTCATGATGGTCAGAAATTTGTCCTTTGGCTTTAAAGGTTGTAATTACAGGGCAGTTTATTTTTTCTGCAAATGCTATAATAGCTTTCATATGAAAACGTGCCCCATGACCTACAATTATAGCTGGCATTTTAGATTTTTCTAACATGCCTACAGCCTTCGTCACCATTTGTCTTGGCGGTGAAATGTTCATAGGCGTAATTCGTCCTTCTGGTGTTTGCGCTTCCTCGCCTTGTGGTTTAGGCATAAAAGCAACTTCATCAGGAAACGTAATATGAGATACATCTCTATTCAGTAACGCACTTTTTATGGCTAAACTCATTAACTCACTATGTTTTGAGTTTTCTTGTACGCTATGGTTAAAGTTCGCAACGGTTTGAAATGCACCCACGAGATCTACTTCTTGAAATGCTCCGGTACCCATGACCTGCGTATTCACTTGACCCGATAATGTTAACATAGGAGCACGATCTACTTTTGCATCCCACATGCCTGTAAACATATTGGTAGAACCTGGTCCTGCAATACCAAAACAAACGGCAGGTTTTCCCATTAATTTTCCATAGGCAGAAGCTGCAAAGGCTGCTGCGCCCTCATGGCGAATGCCAAAAAACTGAAACTTGCCTTGTTGTTCTAATCGCATCATAGCATCGGCAACCGCAAGGTTAGAATGACCCACCATACCAAAACCAGTATCTACACCCCAATTTACCATGGTCTGCAGCATCACATCCGAGATGGTATCTTGGTGTTTCTCTTCTTCAGGGATCCCTACTAGAATTTCATCGCCTTCTTCTTTTACTTCAAAGGTGGTCACGCCATCATCAAAGCCTCCTGGTGGCATACCAGAACAAGGATCAAAATCCCAACCATGCCAAGGGCAACGTAACATGCCATTTTCAATAGAACCTTCTCCTAAAGGGCCTCCTTGATGTGGGCACTTATTGTCTAATGCAGAAAATTTCCCATCATAATGTGTTAAACATACCCCTTGATGTCCTGCTGTAACCGTCTGTACACGCCCTTCAG
Coding sequences within:
- a CDS encoding thiamine pyrophosphate-dependent enzyme codes for the protein MKKTTKWYSVLKDKKTLPEGRVQTVTAGHQGVCLTHYDGKFSALDNKCPHQGGPLGEGSIENGMLRCPWHGWDFDPCSGMPPGGFDDGVTTFEVKEEGDEILVGIPEEEKHQDTISDVMLQTMVNWGVDTGFGMVGHSNLAVADAMMRLEQQGKFQFFGIRHEGAAAFAASAYGKLMGKPAVCFGIAGPGSTNMFTGMWDAKVDRAPMLTLSGQVNTQVMGTGAFQEVDLVGAFQTVANFNHSVQENSKHSELMSLAIKSALLNRDVSHITFPDEVAFMPKPQGEEAQTPEGRITPMNISPPRQMVTKAVGMLEKSKMPAIIVGHGARFHMKAIIAFAEKINCPVITTFKAKGQISDHHELGCGVLGRSGTPIASWFMNESDLLLVFGASFSNHTGITPKKPIIQVDYDPAALSKFHKVDAALWGEISETLSLIEEQTEGKLNTVDMRPEIAKRWAIWKEEKASRLKDESDVGLSSIAVFEAMNKVVPANAVIAVDVGNNTYSFGRYFEPKNQSILMSGYLGSIGFALPAAMGAWAAQGKDRPIWSVSGDGGFGQYLGEMMTLVKYNMNIKHLLLNNSEIGKISKEQKAAELDVWKTSLHNANFAKYAENCGALGIRVTKIEELLPALEQLKAHKGPALLEIITDASLI